The region GGTCCATCACGCCGCCTCCGGCGTGTTCAGGGCCCCGGTCACGGAGTCCGCGCCCCGCTCGCCGTGATACGCATTCCAAATCGCGTCGCTGTAGAGCTTGACGTTGGCATCCGATGTCGGATCAAGCTTGGCCAGCAGCATCCGCGCCTTGGCCCTGTAATCGTCAAGATTGCGATCGTGCTCAATGACCGCCTGGAGCAGCGCCCGGCCCCCGTCCTGCGGATCGAAATCCCGATAG is a window of Halalkalicoccus sp. NIPERK01 DNA encoding:
- a CDS encoding DUF2827 family protein, whose amino-acid sequence is YRDFDPQDGGRALLQAVIEHDRNLDDYRAKARMLLAKLDPTSDANVKLYSDAIWNAYHGERGADSVTGALNTPEAA